The genomic interval CCGCAGTCATTTGTTGAAAGCGGTTGAAACCCTGGCTGAGCCATACCGGAGCATTGTCATCCTCCGGGAAATTCAGGAATTGCGTTACCAGGAAATTTGTGAGGCTTTAGACCTCCCACTCTCAACGGTCAAAGTTTATTTGCACCGTGCTCGGAAGACACTTCGAACCCAACTGCAAGAGGTATTGCAACGTGAAAACGGATGACACAAACCCTGCAAAGTGGCTGGATGAACACCTTGAGGCCTTCCTCGACGGTGAACTAAAGGCTGAGGAGGCGCAAAAATTTGAGCGCCTGCTCGAACAGGATGAGGCGTCCCAGCAGTCGTTGCTCTGGGCCGTAAACATCCGGGATGAACTACGGGCGGTTCCCACACCGGAGCCACCGGCAACCCTGCAAAAAGATATTTTACACGCAGTACGCAAAGAAGCGCGCGCTGACCAAAGAAACAGTTTCTTCTCAGCATTGGGTGCCCTCTTTACGTTCGAGCAAACGCACGTATTGCGGCCAGCACTTGCAACGCTCACCCTGCTTGTTATAGCAACAACGCTTCTGTTTGTCCTCAATCGCCCAACACTGCCACAGCCAGAACCAGAATCAATTTCACAGGCAGAAATTGACCAGGCACTTGCTGAAGCAAAATGGGCCCTGGGCTATGTCAGTAAAACTGGCCGTATGACCGGCACCAGTATGCAAGACGCCCTGGCTCCGCTATTGAAAGAACAGACCAAAAAATAAGTATTACCGTGAAGTATAGCCTTTCAATATTTGCACTCATGATGCTCTTTGCCGGCTGGGGCCAGCAACAGCTGTATGCCCAAGACGACCTGGACAACGACCCCGGGTACGTCGACTTTTCAAGTATGGAAGATCGGTTTGACACCACGCCAGACTTCCAGATCAACATCAAGGGCCAGCTAATCAAACTGGTTGCTGAAGCCTCCCGCGAGGAAGACCCGGAGTTTGCAGAGTTGCTCCTGCGCCTGCGCGCAATCCAGGTGCGTAGCTTCCCTATGCGCAAATCCCAAATCAGGGCAATGGAGTTGCATTCAGAGTCTATCGGGGAAGAACTTGAAGACGCCGGCTGGGATACCGTGGTGCGGCTGCGCGACTATGGCCAATATGTCGATGTATACGCACTCGAAAACCCTGACTTTATCCTTGGCCTTATGATGATGGTGGTGGATACGGAAGCCAACGAAACCGTATTGATCAACATCGTCGGCGACATCGCAGCAGATGAGCTCGGCCGCATCGGTAGCAAGTTTGATATCGCCCCCTTGTCTACCGTAATGGAAAACCGCTAACGCACCGGACGACACGCTACTGTACCTCTATCATCCAATAGCCAGACCTCTACCATGATCTTCTCCTCAATTCAGACGCGTAACCTGGTGGTCCCTTTCCTGGCATTCTTTGCGTTTGTCACTGCCGGATGCTCGCTGACAAATGAAATAACAAATACGAAAAATGAAATCGAGCAAAACACGCGCATTAATGCACATACCGGCATTGTACTCTCCCTGGGCCCCGGGCTTTTTCAAACAACGGGTTTTGTAACCAAATTCATTGACGAGCGAGATGCCCAGCTCGCAAGCCGGCTTGCATATGGCATCCGCCGGGTCAAAGCGGGCGTCTATCCGCTCAAACGGAGATCAAACATCAACCAGCTGGACCTCCCCTCGCTCAAGCGCTTTCAGCGAAGAGGCTGGCAGCCAGCCATCAAGGTTGAAGCAGACCACGAAATTGGCTGGATCATGTACCGCCAACGAGGTAATCGCGTAAAAGATATGTTTGTGGTTGTCGTGACCGAAGAAGAAATGGTACTGGCCCGCATCCAGGGCAACCTGACAGAACTGCTCGATGTAGCGCTCGACGAAATAGAATCTGAAGGAGAAAGCGACTTTTTCAACGACTGGTCCGACTGGGATTTTTAAGGCGAACATAAATGTGTTCGCTGTTGAAGGTTACAAGTTAAAGGTTGAAAGTTCATGCTAGCGTACTGTAACTAGAGCGCTAACATTGGTTTTTCAGCAAACGCCCTGCACATGGCTGCAAGGGCGTTTTTTGTTATAAGGGATATCGTTTTTTACCGCTATCTGCGCGTTTCGTTACGAAATCAATACAGAAATAAGCATGACTCTGCTACATTCTTCGTTCTGTTTATCCACTATCCCACATCCCAATGAAAACCGTTTACCTAAGCCTCGTATTAGGCTTACTTTTCGCATGTTACCCCAATCAATCGAGTCACGCACAAGACAAACCTAGCACCGAAGTTGCCAAAAGCTTCCTTGATTTCTATTTCAAAGGCCAGGGCAAAGGCGTTGTAGTCGCAGATATGCAAGTGTGTGCAGACGTGGTAAACGCAGCTTGCGTTGACCCGGTTGATCCATCGTTGCTGCTGGTTGGCATGAAATACAAAATCTGGATGGCATTTGTGGTGCCCGAAGGTGACGAAGTCGACTCACTCTCACTTCAATTCAGCAAGGATAGCGAAACCAAATTTTCTCGCGACCTCTCAGTAAAAGGATCCATCAGATACCGCACCTGGCGTAGCTTCAATCCTACCGCACCTGGCATATGGACCGTTTCTGTGCTAGATAATCGCGAAGTAGAGCTCGAAGAACTCGGCAAACTTTCGCTTGTTGTGAGTGAATAACGCAGGGTGATCCGCTTTCGAAAAAAGGCTCTTGCCGGCAACTTTATTGTTGCCGGCAAGAGCCTTTTTCATTTCCCCCCTTTCACATAAGTGCAACTGGCTGTAAAATGGTCGTATAAATCGGCGCACCACCTGCAAGTCACCCGACACAACAGAGCTGACACACACCCAATGAGCATTGACCAACAACTCCTGTATCTATTCAGCGGCCTGGGCGCCGTGAATGGCTTGTTGTTGGGCGGTTACTTCTTGCTCGTCAAAAAGTCACGCCGGTTGTCCGACTATTTTCTGGGCGGCCTGTTGTTGATGTTGAGTGTAAGAATCCTCAAGTCGGTGTTCCTTCACTTCAACCCGGGTCTGTTCCAGTTATTCATACAGGTAGGATTGGCTGCCTGCCTTCTGATCGGCCCTTTTCTCTATCTGTATGTGATCAGTGCAACCCAAAAGTCGCAGAACCTCAAGCAGCGCTGGTGGCTGTACCTCGTCCCCTTTTTGCTTTTTATTGGATGGCTGGCGTACAACCATCCCCACGATGGCCCACCCTATAGCTGGAATCCGTACGTGCCCACCATCTACAATATCTGGCTTCTCTGTATTCTCGCTGCAGGATTTCAGATGCGTGGCGTGCTTCGCCGGCTGCTGCAAAAGGAAAAGTCTATTTCTACAGAGGAATCCTGGTTGCTCAATGTGTACTTCGGCGTATTCCTGATTTACATAGGGTATGCCACCGCATCTTACACCTCTTACCTCGCCGGAGCCCTTTCCTTTTCTTTTATCATTTACATATCGCTGCTGCTCCTTTTCTATCAGCATAACCTGAAACCTATTGCCAAAGACCCGCCCATCAAATACAGCAACTCTACGCTACAAGCTGAAGAAGCGGCGACACTCATGCAACAGCTCGACGCATTGATGACCGAGCACCAGTATTATCTAGACCCCAAGCTGACCATTGCCGGCCTTAGCAAACAAATTGGCATTCCCGGCAAAGAGCTTTCACAGGCCATCAACCAGAGTCGGGGGTACAACTACTCACAGTACATTGCAACCCTTCGGGTCGCAGAAGCCAAGCGTCTGCTTCATTCCCCCAAACACCAACACTATAAAATTGCAGCCATCGCTTTCGAAAGCGGGTTCAATAGCCTCTCTTCATTCAACGCAGCGTTTAAACAAATAGCCGGCACAACGGCCAATACGTATCGCAAACAGGCTTAAATCGAAAAAGAACACTGCCAATATCAGGATTCTGGTAAAGTTGGAGACTTTTTAACCGTATCTATTCGGCATCCACTGCTCAAGGGCAGGGTTTTCTAAACGTTTGAAGGTTAAAATTGAATTAGCGATGCGTAAATATCTTTTCCTCGCCCTCCTTATTGTTTACCCGGTGACCGTTGCAGCCCAGGGTACTGAAGAAGATCAAATCCGGGAAGCCATCGGCAAATACGATGTAGGCACCGCGTACAATCATGCTGACATGGTACTCGAGGCGTTCATGCCTGGCGCCGACATGTTTCTTGAAAACAGAGACCAGGAGCTCTGGATCATGAAAATCGAGGACTACGCCGGCCGCATTGCCAACCAGGAAGCCGGCAAGTTCAACGGACGCCTCACCAACACCCTGGCTATCGATCGTTTTGGCAACATCGCCACTGCAAAGCTCGAAGTGATCATTCCAACGATGGGCCGGCGCTTTATCGACATGCTGCTCCTGAAGAAACTGGATGATGGTTGGAAAATCATCAGCAAAACGGCCACCAGCGAACCGAGCCCACGCACGGGAAAAAAGGTGCTCATGGTCGTATCCAGCGCAACACAGCAAGGAGACTCAGCACTGCCGGCCGGCAACAGCTTTGCTGAACTGGTGATTGCCTACGATGAATACTACAAAGCAGGCTACCACATCGACGTCGTGAGTCCGAAAGGCGGTAAGGTCCCGTTGGCGTATGTAAATCCGGCTGACAGTCTTGAAAGTCAATATCTGTACAATGCCGATTTCATGTATGCCATGGCCAACACAAAGACGCCGGCAGAAATCAACCCCGATGCATACCAGATTGTGCAGTTCACAGGCGGCAGCGCACCCATTTTCGATATCCCCCAGCACCAGGCCCTGCAAAACATCGCCATGCATATCTACGAAAAGAACAACGGGGTGATAGCAGCGGTTTGCCACGGCACAGCTGCATTGGTAAATCTCAAAACCAGTAATGGCAACTACCTGGTGGCAGGAAAACAGGTGAACGGCGTGCCCGACATCCTGGAGCGCAAAGACCTGCCGCACTACAAGCAGTACCCGTTTATCATTGAAGACCTGCTCGTTGAGCGCGGCGGCATTTTCAGGCACGCCGAAATCGCAACGCCCCACATGGAGGTAGATGGCCGGCTGGTCACCGGACAAAACTCGTTATCCTCAGCCATGGTCACCCGCAAAAGCATCGAGATCAGCCAGAGGAAAGAAAACGAAGACTCATAGGCAAGCAGTACCAACATGCACCATAAGCCCGATGCCGTTTATCCTGCATCGGGCTTTGTTATGTCAGACACATTTGTGAGAACAGGGTTAATACCTGCTTTTTACAAAATAAATCTGAACCCGAATGGAATGACGAGACGTAGCACCTATATCCATAATCAGCAGGTGCGCCATGCTTACCACGCAATCGTCAACATCGCAATCAGGTTTTGCGCGAAGAATCAAATTGCTTGGGGTATATGGCACGGTGTTGCGCATCTTGATGAGCTATGGACTACTCAAACTGGCCGGTTATATTCGGGGCCCTGAATGGGTGAACCAACGCCGGCACGCCCTGCACAGAAAAAATGCCCGCCGCGTCGAGCGCATGATTCTCGGGCTAAAAGGACTGTTTATCAAAGTCGGCCAGCTCATCAGTATCCTGACCAACTTTTTGCCCGAAGACTTCAGGATTGGACTGGAAGGCCTCCAAGACCGCATCCCTGCCCGTCCTACAGCAGAAATCCAGCAGCGCATTGAAACAGAACTCGGTGCCCCCCTTGCCACACTGTTCAAAGCGTTTGACCCAGAGGCTGTGGCAAGCGCATCCCTCGCCCAGGTCCACCGCGCTACCCTGCACGACGGCCGGCACGTCGCTGTAAAAGTGCAGCACCTCGACATCGAGAAAACGGCGCGCATGGATCTCAAAACCATCCGTAACCTGTTTGGACTCGTGGGTACATTCTTGCGCGTGAAGGGCCTGACCACGCAGTATGAACAGCTGTCTGATATGATATTGGACGAACTGGACTTCACCAAAGAAGCTTTGCACATCCAGCGTATCGCAGAAAACCTTAAAGATCACCCCGGCGTTGCGTTTCCCGTTGTTGTGAATGACCACAGCAGCCAGCGCGTCTTGACAACGGAGTTTATTGACGCC from Bacteroidota bacterium carries:
- a CDS encoding sigma factor-like helix-turn-helix DNA-binding protein, whose amino-acid sequence is RSHLLKAVETLAEPYRSIVILREIQELRYQEICEALDLPLSTVKVYLHRARKTLRTQLQEVLQRENG
- a CDS encoding DUF4252 domain-containing protein, with the protein product MKYSLSIFALMMLFAGWGQQQLYAQDDLDNDPGYVDFSSMEDRFDTTPDFQINIKGQLIKLVAEASREEDPEFAELLLRLRAIQVRSFPMRKSQIRAMELHSESIGEELEDAGWDTVVRLRDYGQYVDVYALENPDFILGLMMMVVDTEANETVLINIVGDIAADELGRIGSKFDIAPLSTVMENR
- a CDS encoding DUF4252 domain-containing protein, with translation MIFSSIQTRNLVVPFLAFFAFVTAGCSLTNEITNTKNEIEQNTRINAHTGIVLSLGPGLFQTTGFVTKFIDERDAQLASRLAYGIRRVKAGVYPLKRRSNINQLDLPSLKRFQRRGWQPAIKVEADHEIGWIMYRQRGNRVKDMFVVVVTEEEMVLARIQGNLTELLDVALDEIESEGESDFFNDWSDWDF
- a CDS encoding helix-turn-helix domain-containing protein yields the protein MSIDQQLLYLFSGLGAVNGLLLGGYFLLVKKSRRLSDYFLGGLLLMLSVRILKSVFLHFNPGLFQLFIQVGLAACLLIGPFLYLYVISATQKSQNLKQRWWLYLVPFLLFIGWLAYNHPHDGPPYSWNPYVPTIYNIWLLCILAAGFQMRGVLRRLLQKEKSISTEESWLLNVYFGVFLIYIGYATASYTSYLAGALSFSFIIYISLLLLFYQHNLKPIAKDPPIKYSNSTLQAEEAATLMQQLDALMTEHQYYLDPKLTIAGLSKQIGIPGKELSQAINQSRGYNYSQYIATLRVAEAKRLLHSPKHQHYKIAAIAFESGFNSLSSFNAAFKQIAGTTANTYRKQA
- a CDS encoding nuclear transport factor 2 family protein, with protein sequence MRKYLFLALLIVYPVTVAAQGTEEDQIREAIGKYDVGTAYNHADMVLEAFMPGADMFLENRDQELWIMKIEDYAGRIANQEAGKFNGRLTNTLAIDRFGNIATAKLEVIIPTMGRRFIDMLLLKKLDDGWKIISKTATSEPSPRTGKKVLMVVSSATQQGDSALPAGNSFAELVIAYDEYYKAGYHIDVVSPKGGKVPLAYVNPADSLESQYLYNADFMYAMANTKTPAEINPDAYQIVQFTGGSAPIFDIPQHQALQNIAMHIYEKNNGVIAAVCHGTAALVNLKTSNGNYLVAGKQVNGVPDILERKDLPHYKQYPFIIEDLLVERGGIFRHAEIATPHMEVDGRLVTGQNSLSSAMVTRKSIEISQRKENEDS